A genomic segment from Diceros bicornis minor isolate mBicDic1 chromosome 5, mDicBic1.mat.cur, whole genome shotgun sequence encodes:
- the CCDC32 gene encoding coiled-coil domain-containing protein 32 isoform X1 — protein MKMFESIDSTATRSGPDLWAEICSCLPNPDQEDGANNAFSDSFMDSYPAGVGQREAPDSAVQPAIKPWAPLQDSEVYLASLEKKLRRIKGFNQEVTSKDMLRTLAQAKKECWDRFLQEKLASEFFVDGLDSDESTLEHFKRWLQPDKVAISTEEVQYLIPPESQVEKPAAGDEPAAAEQ, from the exons atgaaaatgtttGAGAGCATTGACTCTACAGCCACAAGATCTGGCCCggatctttgggctgaaatctgTTCCTGTCTGCCAAATCCTGACCAAGAGGATGGTGCCAACAATGCCTTCTCAGACTCCTTTATGGATTCTTACCCTGCTGGTGTAGGCCAGAGGGAGGCCCCAGACTCTGCTGTTCAGCCAGCTATAAAGCCGTGGGCTCCCTTGCAGGATTCAGAAGTGTATTTAGCATCTCTAG AGAAGAAACTGAGAAGAATCAAAGGTTTCAATCAGGAAGTGACTTCCAAGGACATGCTTCGAACCCTAGCTCAAGCCAAGAAGGAATGCTGGGATCGGTTCCTCCAGGAGAAGTTAGCATCAGAGTTCTTTGTGGATGGACTTGATTCTGATGAGAG CACCTTGGAACATTTCAAGAGGTGGCTCCAGCCAGATAAAGTAGCCATCAGTACAGAGGAGGTCCAGTATCTGATTCCTCCAGAGTCACAGGTTGAGAAGCCAGCGGCCGGGGACGAGCCAGCGGCAGCGGAACaataa
- the CCDC32 gene encoding coiled-coil domain-containing protein 32 isoform X2 produces MKMFESIDSTATRSGPDLWAEICSCLPNPDQEDGANNAFSDSFMDSYPAGVGQREAPDSAVQPAIKPWAPLQDSEVYLASLEKKLRRIKGFNQEVTSKDMLRTLAQAKKECWDRFLQEKLASEFFVDGLDSDER; encoded by the exons atgaaaatgtttGAGAGCATTGACTCTACAGCCACAAGATCTGGCCCggatctttgggctgaaatctgTTCCTGTCTGCCAAATCCTGACCAAGAGGATGGTGCCAACAATGCCTTCTCAGACTCCTTTATGGATTCTTACCCTGCTGGTGTAGGCCAGAGGGAGGCCCCAGACTCTGCTGTTCAGCCAGCTATAAAGCCGTGGGCTCCCTTGCAGGATTCAGAAGTGTATTTAGCATCTCTAG AGAAGAAACTGAGAAGAATCAAAGGTTTCAATCAGGAAGTGACTTCCAAGGACATGCTTCGAACCCTAGCTCAAGCCAAGAAGGAATGCTGGGATCGGTTCCTCCAGGAGAAGTTAGCATCAGAGTTCTTTGTGGATGGACTTGATTCTGATGAGAGGTAA
- the RPUSD2 gene encoding pseudouridylate synthase RPUSD2 — protein sequence MSQAPRPLCGIPGWGRRRGYKTLSTPPLLTYRNHRPSSPQTLGSALSLATGRNSEAESPIPASGLGLTDWLVLSDVLRSRPRSGGRAVMWLGGLRWLPVVVQGCFNLRRLSFARSWGGSRSRMTETLSTEAEAASGLRAPVQQNGDAGGDARSERTPGRPEPADAGVEPAPGDGKQATGSGEQALAAAQGPGKRKKRRGATGERVVPPPKKRRAGVSFGDEHFAETSYYFEGGLRKVRPYYFDFQTYCKGRWVGHSLLHVFSTEFRAQPLAYYEAAVRAGRLHLNKEPVQDLSVVLKDNDFLQNTVHRHEPPVTAEPIRLLAENEDMVVVDKPSSIPVHPCGRFRHNTVIFILGKEHQLKELHPLHRLDRLTSGVLMFAKTAAVSERIHEQVRDRQLEKEYVCRVEGEFPAEEVTCKEPILVVSYKVGVCRVDTRGKPCETVFQRLSYNGQSSVVRCRPLTGRTHQIRVHLQFLGHPILNDPIYNSVAWGPSRGRGGHIPKTDEELLRDLVAEHQAKQSLDVLDLCEGDLSPGLTESTAPSSELGKDCLEELAASAQKMDRAVEAASQDLDTMALAPGNAAETDVVNQEIDPLCAECRLVRQDPLPQDLVMYLHALRYKGPDFEYFSRMPAWAQDDWQED from the exons ATGAGTCAGGCCCCGAGGCCCCTTTGTGGTATCCCAGGATGGGGCCGGAGACGGGGATACAAAACGCTGAGCACCCCGCCCCTCCTCACCTACCGCAATCACCGGCCCAGCAGCCCGCAAACACTCGGCTCAGCTTTGTCGCTGGCAACCGGAAGAAATAGCGAGGCGGAGTCTCCAA TCCCCGCCTCGGGACTGGGTCTCACTGATTGGCTGGTGCTGAGTGACGTCCTCAGATCGCGACCCAGGAGCGGCGGCCGCGCGGTTATGTGGCTGGGCGGCCTCCGCTGGCTCCCGGTTGTGGTGCAGGGGTGCTTCAATCTCCGGCGCCTCAGCTTTGCCAGGTCTTGGGGTGGCAGTAGGAGCCGGATGACGGAAACACTATCGACCGAGGCCGAGGCAGCGAGCGGGCTGAGGGCTCCGGTTCAGCAAAACGGAGACGCGGGTGGCGACGCGAGGAGTGAGCGGACCCCAGGGCGCCCGGAGCCGGCCGACGCGGGAGTGGAGCCGGCCCCGGGGGACGGGAAGCAGGCCACAGGGAGCGGGGAGCAGGCTCTGGCTGCAGCCCAGGGCCCAGGCAAGCGGAAGAAGCGGCGGGGCGCAACTGGGGAGCGCGTCGTGCCGCCCCCGAAGAAGCGGCGGGCTGGGGTGAGCTTCGGCGATGAGCACTTTGCAGAGACCAGCTACTACTTCGAGGGCGGCCTGCGCAAAGTGCGGCCCTATTACTTTGACTTCCAGACCTACTGCAAAGGCCGCTGGGTGGGCCACAGCTTGCTGCACGTGTTCAGCACCGAGTTCCGAGCCCAGCCCCTGGCCTACTACGAGGCCGCGGTCCGGGCCGGGCGCCTGCACCTCAACAAGGAGCCAGTACAGGACCTCAGCGTTGTGCTCAAG GACAATGACTTCTTGCAGAACACAGTGCACAGGCATGAGCCACCAGTCACAGCAGAGCCTATCCGCCTGCTAGCTGAGAATGAAGACATGGTGGTGGTGGACAAGCcttcttccattcctgtccatcccTGTGGCCGCTTCCGACACAACACGGTCATCTTCATCCTGGGCAAGGAGCACCAGCTCAAGGAGCTACACCCATTGCATCGGCTTGACCGCCTTACCTCCGGGGTCCTCATGTTTGCCAAGACAGCAGCCGTCTCGGAGAGAATTCATGAGCAGGTTCGAGACCGGCAG CTGGAGAAGGAGTACGTGTGCCGAGTGGAGGGGGAGTTCCCCGCTGAGGAAGTGACCTGCAAGGAACCCATCTTGGTAGTGTCTTACAAGGTAGGGGTGTGCCGTGTAGATACTCGGGGCAAGCCTTGTGAGACAGTGTTCCAGAGACTGAGCTACAATGGCCAATCCAGTGTGGTGCGGTGCCGGCCACTCACAGGCCGCACCCACCAGATCCGAGTCCATCTCCAGTTTCTGGGCCACCCCATCCTCAATGACCCCATCTACAACTCAGTTGCCTGGGGCCCCTCCCGTGGCCGGGGTGGCCACATTCCCAAGACAGATGAGGAACTGCTTCGGGACCTTGTGGCAGAGCACCAGGCCAAACAGAGCCTGGATGTGTTAGATCTCTGTGAGGGTGACCTGTCCCCAGGACTCACGGAATCTACAGCTCCCTCCTCAGAGCTGGGCAAGGACTGCCTAGAAGAGTTGGCTGCATCTGCCCAGAAGATGGATAGAGCAGTTGAGGCAGCCTCTCAGGATCTGGACACAATGGCCTTGGCACCAGGGAACGCAGCCGAAACAGATGTTGTGAATCAAGAGATAGACCCTCTCTGTGCAGAATGCCGGCTGGTGCGACAGGACCCCTTGCCCCAGGACCTTGTGATGTACCTGCATGCCCTGCGCTATAAAGGGCCAGACTTTGAGTACTTTTCACGCATGCCTGCCTGGGCACAGGATGACTGGCAAGAGGACTGA